The following DNA comes from Gammaproteobacteria bacterium.
ATTGTAACTGTAGTGATTATCAAGGTTTCGCTGTGAGTGCTCTTCCCACAGCAGTTGTAACGTTAGGGTTTTATGCTTCAACTCTTGATAAATTACCGACCAGTCTGGCACTGGGATCGTTAATTTAGTTTTGACTTTAGTTTTAAGGAACTCTCGATTGAGTTTTGCATCATCCCATTCTTGAGATAGAGGCCAGCTGGTGATCCCCATTTGTGCCGCTCTATTGGCATAACGAGAAACAACTGAGGGTGAAATAGATAAGCTTTTTGCAACCTGACGATGACTAAGTAAACAGCCATATTTTAGTCGCAGTATTTCTTTTAATTTACGCATAGAAATTGGTACCGTAGACATAGTTATTCTCATCATCAAATGAAAAAGAATAACGGTTAAATATACCTACAGAACAGAGAAAAGATTAAAAAACAACCAACAATATCAAGCGTGATATTAAATAACATTTAGAGCGATAGTGATCTCCATGAATGTTATTAGCTGATCTTGATGGATGTTATTGAATGATCTCC
Coding sequences within:
- a CDS encoding IS21 family transposase, translating into MSTVPISMRKLKEILRLKYGCLLSHRQVAKSLSISPSVVSRYANRAAQMGITSWPLSQEWDDAKLNREFLKTKVKTKLTIPVPDWSVIYQELKHKTLTLQLLWEEHSQRNLDNHYSYN